Part of the Longimicrobium terrae genome, TCGGCCGACGTGACGTGCGCGCGTAGTCCGCTAGAGCGAATGAATCCGCCGCTCCAGAAGCGGTAAGCCCCCGAACCGGCCGCTGGCGCGTCCGGTTCGGGGCTTCAACTGCATGTGCGGCGGCAAGGCTCGACGCGCGTAGCATTGTTGGCTCGGCGACGAGCAGATCCTTCGCTGGCGCCAGGTGCCTGCGCGGCGGATGGTCCGGCCGGTTCCTCCTCTTGAGCGGCGGTTTAATTCGCTCAACGGGAATGCGGCTCGGATGCGGGTGTGTCGCGCCCTCGACAGTCTCTTCCTCACGTCCAACCCGAGATACGAGACGGGTTCCATCCCCGATCGCGGATGGAACCCGTCTCAACTTCCCGCCCGCCGATCACCAATCAGGCGAGCTGTTCTTCCAAGTCCTTGGCGCGCACGTCAAAGTGCGTGGCGGTGTACCCCGTCTTGCCATTGCGCAGCACGATCACCTGCGGCGACTCATGCTCGATCCCCGTCTTTTCCGCCACGTACACGCTGGCTTCGGGCGCCTGGTGCACGTCCAGGCGGTACACGGGCGCATCCGGCTGGCGCTCCAGGAACGCTTCCATCTCGCCGCGCGCGTTGGCGCTGATGGGGCACGTCATGCTGTACTTGAAAAGGATGGCGGTGTCGGCGCTCAGCGCCTCGTCCACGTCCTGAGTCGTCGCGATCTGCTTCATCCTGCCCTCCAGTAGGTTACCCCGGGGACGGCGCACCCGGCCGGGCGCCGCCAATGAGCCCGCGCAGGCGCAATCCGCATACCGTCTCCCGCGGCCCGGGCGCCGCGCCCCCGCGGCTCCGCCCCGGCCCGCCGCCTCGCGCGGGCCACCTCGCGCGGGCCGCTGGAGCGATCGAGGGTGGGGCGCGCACGTCCCAATCCCCCGCTCCGGCTTGTTCGCGCCCCGCTTCGGACAGCTTATCCCGTCATCACACCGCCGATCCGTCATCAAAACATCGCCCGCCTTGAAGATGTCATGAAAGGGTACGCACCCTGAGCGGTACCGTGTGGTTCATATCAAGCGTTGCAGTGGTTTGTGAGACCTACTCCGCACGTGATGTCCACTGGGGCGCGGCCGCAGGGGAGAGCCGGCGGGCTGCGAAGAGACGTGCTGTGCAACGGGTTGACGTTGCAGGCCGGGCCCGCGTTCTTTCAATGCTGAACAGGACCGCCCACCTATCCAGGAATGCCCATGAAATGGCCCCGCCTTCTGGTCGCCCTGCCGCTGCTGGCCGCATGCGAGCGGCAGATCACCACGCCCGAGCAGACGCCCTTCGAGTCTGACCTGATGGAAGTCGGCCCGGCGACGACGGATCTGCTTCAGCCCGGTCCGCGCGTGCCCACGCTGGAGCGCGACGGGCTGATGTCGGCCACCGCCGCGCCGGTGATGACGACGGGGCCCAACCCGGACCTGCTGTGGCGCCGGAGTGTGAGCGGCGAGAACACGGTCTGGCGGATGAAGGACACCACGTACACCGGTTCCGCCATCGGCCTGCCGACCGCGGCGGCCGCGTGGGAAGTGGGCGGCGTGGCGGACTTCAACCGCGACCGGCGGCCGGACATCCTGTGGCGGCGCGGGTCCACGTCCAGCAACGTGATCTGGATCCTGAACGGCGCGGGCGGCGTGGCGGACATCGTCGCGCTCCCGACCTCCGCGCCGGAGTGGAAGATGGCGGGCGCGGGCGACTTCAACCGCGACGGCTCTCCCGACATCCTGTGGCGCCGCCCGTCCACCTCCAGTGTCGTGCTCTGGATGATGAACGGCGCGACGCTGGTTGACATCGTGGCGCTCCCTGCGCTGGACAGCACGTGGTCCGTCGGCGGCATCGCGGACATGACGGGCGACGGCTTCCCCGACATCCTCACCCGCAAGGTGAGCACGGGGACCAACGTCCTGTGGCGGATGAACGGCGTGCAGAAGGCGGAAGAGATCACGCTCGCTCCACTGGCCTGGCCGTGGGTGCTGGCGGGCGCGGGCGACTTCAACGATGACGGCAAGGCGGACCTGGTGTGGCGCCATCCCACGTCGCGCAAATCCGTGATCTGGTTGATGAACGGCACCACCTACACCGGCGTGTACAGCTATCTGCCGGAAGTACATCCCGAGTGGTCCATCGTGGGCGTGGCCGACTTCGATCCGCCGCCGCCCGTGCCGTCGTCCGTGACGGCGACCGCGGTGAGCGGAAGCCGCGTGGACGTGGCGTGGGCGGATTCGTCGGCGCTGGAGACGGAGTTCCGGGTGGAAGTGCGCGCGGGCTCGTCCACCACGTGGACTCTGCTGGCCACCGTGCCCGCGAACACGACGACGTACTCGCACACCAACGCCGTCGTGAACGTGCAGTACAGCTACCGTGTCACCGCCTGCGACGGTAGCGCCTGCTCCGCGCCCTCCATGATCGCGACGGCGACGCCCCCGGTGTCCGCGCCGACCGCCACCACGGGCAGCCCGTATCTGGTGGGGACGACGAGCGGCGTGAGCGGAACCGCCGTGCCGAATGGCTTGGCGACCGTGGGCTGGCTGGAACTGGATGACAACGCGGGGATGACCAGCCCGGCCTCGTCCGACACGGCCAGCCTGGGATCGGCGTCGGCGCAGCAGACGCTGTCGCGCTCGTTCGCCGGGCTGACGGTGGGTGGCACCTACTACTACCGCATCGTGGCGCGGAACAGCGCCGGGACGACCTACGGCCAGACCCGGAGTTTCGTGATCGTGGTGCCGCCGGCGCCCGTGGGGCTGAACGCGACGTTCATCACCAGCGCACTGGCGAACTCGGTGGACTGGACGCTGCCCGCCAACTACGGCGTTCCCCAGTCCCTCGAGGGCTTCCGCATCGAGCGCCGGCGCAGCGACGAGACCACGTGGACGACCCGTGACTGGACGGATCCGGCGTTCTGCGGCACCATCAGCAATGGCCACTGCGGCGACTACAGCATCAACATTCGAACGCCCACCACGTACTTCTACCGGGTGCAGGTCTGCAACAACGTCGGCTGCGGTCCGTGGGCGGAAACCAGCGTGACCACGCAGGAGTTCGCGGCTCCCAGCAATCTGGTCGCCACCGCGGGCGCGCGCAGGGTCACGCTCACCTGGCAGGACAACACCGACGCCGAGCGCGCGTACGTGATCAGCCGCCGCTCCGAGGCGGACTCCACCTGGCAGAGGATCGGCAGGACGGACGCCAACAACACCGTGTACGGCGACACCAACGTGACGCCGGGCGTGCGCTACTACTACCGGGTCTACGGGTCTACCTCCACCGAACGGGGGGAGACCTTCTACTACTACGCCACGACGCCCTTCTCCAACGAGGCCACGGCGGTTCCGTACTGATCGAAAGCCGCCATCCGCCGCGCGGCAAGATGAAGCGTGCCGGGTAGATGGGGATGAACATGGAAAGCGGAGCCGGGCAACCGGCTCCGCTTTTTCGTGCAGATGACTATCGGCAGCGTGTCGTGAAAAGGACGCGTCTGCGCCGGTGGACCATCCCGTCGCAACCGGCGGGCGCGGCGTGACTCGCGGTTCCGTGCGCCGCCGCGATGCGTCGCGGACCCGCGATGTCCGCTGGGTGTCGGACGCCCAATCGGAGTCCGCCGGGGGCAGGGATGCGAACGCTGCAACCGCTTGACGTTGCAGGGGATTACCGCGTTCTTTCAGCGTTCCGCCATGCCGTCCCACCCGTTCTGAACGATCCATGAAATGGCCCCGCCTTCTGGTCGCCCTGCCGCTGCTGGCCGCATGCGAGCGGCAGATCACCACGCCCGAGCAGACGCCCTTTGAGTCTGACCTGATGGAAGTCGGCCCGCTGACGACGGATCTGCTTCAGCCCGGTCCGCGCGTGCCCACGCTGGAGCGCGACGGGCTGATGTCGGCCACCGCCGCGCCGGTGATGACCACGGGGCCCAACCCGGACCTGCTGTGGCGCCGCAGCGTCAGCGGCGAGAACACGGTCTGGCGGATGAAGGACACCACGTACACCGGTTCCGCCATCGGCCTGCCCAGCGCGGCGACGGCGTGGGAAGTGGGCGGCGTGGCGGACTTCAACCGCGACCGGCGGCCGGATATCCTGTGGCGGCGCGCGTCCACCTCCAGCAACGTCATCTGGATCCTGAATGGCGCGGGCGGCGTGGCGGACATCGTCGCGCTCCCGACCTCCGCGCCGGAGTGGAAGATGGCGGGCGCGGGCGACTTCAACCGCGACGGCTCGCCCGACATCCTGTGGCGCCGCCCGTCCACATCCAGCGTGGTTCTGTGGATGATGAACGGCGCGACGCTCACCGACATCGTGGCGCTCCCCGCGCTGGATAGTACATGGTCCGTCGGCGGCATCGCGGACATGACGGGCGATGGATTTCCCGACATCCTCACCCGCAAGGTGAGCACGGGGACCAACGTGCTGTGGCGGATGAACGGCGTGCAGAAGGCGGAAGAGATCACGCTGGCGCCGCTGGCCTGGCCGTGGATTCTGGCCGGCGCCGGCGACTTTACGGACGACGGCAAGGCGGACCTGGTGTGGCGCCACCCCACGTCGCGCAAGAGCGTGATCTGGGTGATGAACGGCACCACGTACACCGGCGTCTACACCTACCTGCCGGAAGTGCACCCCGAGTGGTCCATCGTGGGCGTGGCCGACTTCGATCCGCCTCCCCCCGTGCCGTCGTCCGTGACGGCGACCGCGGTGAGCGGAAGCCGCGTGGACCTGGCGTGGGCGGATTCGTCGGCGCTGGAGACGGAGTTCCGGGTGGAGGTGCGGGCGGGCTCGTCCACCACGTGGACCCTGCTGGCCACGCTGCCGGCCAACACGACGACGTTCTCGCACACGAACACCGTGGTGAACGTGCAGTACAGCTACCGCGTGATCGCGTGCGACGGCAGTGCCTGCTCCGCGCCCTCCGCCATTGTGTCGGCGACGCCGGGCCAGTCCGCACCCACCGCCGACACGGGGATCGTCACCGCGCTGGGGACCACCACCACTGTGTCCGGCAGTGCCGTGCCGAACGGCCTGCCGACCGTCGGCTGGCTGGAACTGGATGACAACGCGGGATTCACCAGCCCGGCTTCGTCGGACACGGCCAGCCTGGGTTCGGCGTCGGCGCCCAAGGGGATCGAGCGCTCGTTCAGCGGCCTGACGGTGGGCGGCACCTACTACTTCCGCATGGTGGCGCGGAACAGCGCGGGGACGACCTACGGCTCGGCGCGCAGCTTCGTGGTCGCCGCGCCGCCCGCGCCCGTGGGGCTGAACGCGACGTTCATCACCAGCAGCCTGGCCAACTCGGTGGACTGGACGTTCCCGGACAACTACGGAATCTCCTACTCCGTCGACGGGTTCCGCATTGAGCGCCGGCGCAGCGACGAAACCACGTGGACGACCCGTGACTGGCGGGAACCGGCGTTCTGCGGCAGCGCCGGCAACGGGCACTGCGGCGATTACGACATCAACGTGCGGACGCCCACCACGTACGTCTACCGCGTGCAGCTGTGCAACGGCGTGGGCTGCGGTCCCTGGGCGGAGACCAGCGTGACCACCCAGGTGTTCGCGGCGCCCACCAACCTGGTCGCGACGGCCGGGGCTGGAAAGGTGACGCTCACCTGGCAGGACAACACCTCCAGCGAAGACTCGTACCGGATCTCGCGCCGCTCCGAGGCGGATTCGGTGTGGCACAGCATCAACGAGGTGGACCCCAACGTCACCACGGTGACGGATAACAGCGTAACGCCGGGCGTGCGCTACGAGTACCGGGTTGAGGCTTTTGCGTCCAGCGGCACCATGAGCAGCGGGTTCAAGTACCAGTACTCGGACTATTCCAACGTGGCCACGGCCGTTCCGTACTGACCGGCCTCGCCGTCCCCCGCGGGAAACCGCGCGCCGGGTGGGTGGGATGAACATTGAAAGCGGAGCCGGGGCAACCCGGCTCCGCTTTTTCATCGGGGATTATTCCTTCCCCGTTTGGTCGTAAAATGATGTTCGTAACGGGATGAACAGTCGTTGCGCACACGGGATGGCGCGGCGCCGCTCGCGGCCGGTTACGCGGTGACAATGCCCGCCCAGGCCGGGATGTCCGCTGGGGATCGGAGCGTGCGGCGCGCTTCCATCGGCAGAAGCGGGCGGAACCCTGCAACCGCTTGACGTTGCAGCGGTTCGGCGCGTTCTTTCAAGCTGTACGGTACGGATCACCCCTCCCAGGACGCCCATGAAATGGACCCGCCTTCTGGCCGCCACGGCGCTTCTCGCCGCGTGCGACCGGCAGATCACTGATTCGCCGCAGGCCGTTCCCGGCTCGGACCTGATGGAAGTGGGGCCGCTGACCACGGACATCCTGCGGCCCGGCCCGGTGCCGGCGCAGTCGTCCATGGTGGTGACCGCCGCCCCGCCGAGCGCCGGCGCGGCCGCCATCGCGCCCATCCCCACCAGCGGCCCGCACACGGACATCCTGTGGCGCCGCACCGTCAGCGGCGAGAACTTGGTCTGGCGGATGAACGGCGTGACCTACAACGGGTCTAGCGTCAGCCTTCCGACCGCCGCCAGCAACTGGGAAGTAGGCGGCATCGCGGACTTCAACCGCGACGCGCGGCCCGACATTCTGTGGCGCCGCCCGTCCACGTCCAGCAACGTGATCTGGATGATGAACGGCCTGTCCAGCGTGGGCGACATCGTGGCGCTGCCCACCGCCGCGCCCGAGTGGAAGATGGCGGGCGCGGGCGACTTTGACCGCGACGGCTCGCCCGACATCCTGTGGCGCCGCCCGTCCACATCCAGCGTGGTTCTGTGGATGATGAACGGCACCACGCTGCGGGACATCGTCGCGCTCCCCGCGCTGGACAGCACGTGGACGGTCGGCGGCATCGCGGACATGACGGGCGACGGCAAGCTGGACATCGTCATCCGCCGGCAGAGCACGGGCGCCAATGCGGTGTGGCAGATGAACGGCGTGCAGCGCACGGGCGAGATCGCGCTGCGGCCGGTGACCGGCGCCTGGGTGCTGGGCGGCGTGGCGGACTTTACCCGCGACGGCAACGCGGACCTGGTGTGGCGCCACCCCACGTCGCGCGATGTGGTGATCTGGGCCATGAAGCGCACCTCGTACACCGAGGGCGACCAGGCCAACCTGCCGTCGGTGCACCCGGAGTGGTCCATCGCGGGCGTGGCCGACTTCGATCCGCCGCCGCCCCCGCCCGCCGGGCTCACCGCCACGCCGGACGTGGGCAGCCGCATCAACCTGGCGTGGCAGGACCGCGGCACGCTGGAAACGTCGTACCGGGTGGAGTCCCGCGCGGGGACGGCCACCACGTGGACGCTGCTGGCCACGCTGCCGGAGAACACCACGACGTACGCGCATACGGGCGTGGTCGTCGGCGTGCCGTACACCTACCGTATCGTGGCCTGCAACCCCACGGGGTGCGGCGATCCGTCGCCCACCGCCACGGCGGTGACCTCGGCCTCCGCGCCCACGGCGACCACCTCGACCCCGGTGTACGAGCTGAACGCCGAGGTCGTTACGCCCGGCGGCAACGTCGTCGCCAACGGGCTGTCGACCACGGCGTGGGTGGAGCTGGATGACAACGCGGGAATGACCAGCCCCGCAAGCTCCGACACCGTATTTGCCGGCTCCACCAGCACGCCTGTCTTTGTCGCGCGGCCGTTCTTTGGGTTGACGGTGGGTGCGACGTACCACTACCGCATCGTCGCCCGCAACGCCGCGGGAACCACCTACGGAGCGGTGCAGACCTTCACGGTGTCCCCGCCGCCGGCCCCGATCGACCTGGCCGCCACCTTTACGCCGAACACGGTGGTCTCGCTCACCTGGAAGCTGCCGGCCAACTGGTACACCAAGTACGCGAAGGTGGAGTCCCGGACCACGCCGGACGGTGCGTGGACGCCCGTGTTCTGCAACGTGACCAGCAGCGAGCGGTGCATCGACCCCGACGTCAACACCAACACCCCGACCACGGTCTGGTACCGGGTGCAGCTCTGCAATGACCTGGGCTGCGGGCCATTTGCGGAGACGAGCGTGACCACGCAGGTGTTCGCGCGGCCCACCGATCTGGTGGCCACGGCGGGGCCGGGGCGGGTGACGCTGTCGTGGACGGACAACAGCCCGAACGAAACGTACTTCGCCGCCGAGCGCCGGTCCGAGTTCGAGACGGCGTGGAAGTTCGTAGGCCTTTCCGCGGGGCGCGCGGACACCAGCGTGACCGCCGGGGTGCGCTACTACTACCGGGTCCGCGCGGCGATCAACACGGGGTACGGGACCCGCTACTCGGCCGCGTCCAACGAAGCGGACGCCGTGCCGTACTGAGCCGTCGCGCTCGGTGGATGAACTGAACGGCCCCGCGGCGTCTTACGCCGCGGGGCCGTTTTCCTTTTCGATTCAGCCGGGCCGCGCAGCGGGTCCGGCGCGCAACCGCTGCAGCAGTGCATACCCGAACGGCCACTCGCCCAACCCGCTGGCACTGTTGATGTGCCCCAGCGCGCCCGCGTTCACGAACTCGCTCCCCCACGCATGGGCGTAAGCGCGCGCCTGGTCCAGCGTCACGTACTCGTCGTCCGTGCTGGCCACGACGATGGTGGGGAAGGGAAGCCGCTCCATGGGCACCGGCGCAAAGCCCGTCGGCTCCGGCGGATAGACGGGCGCCTCCGGATCGCTGGGCGCCACCAGCAGCGCGCCGCGGATGCGGGCCAGGTGCTCCGGTGCCGCAGTACGTGCCCAGTGCGCCACGAGCGCGCAGGAACTGCTGTGCGTCACCAGCACCGCCTCGCCGTCCAGCGCGGCGACGGTGGTGTCCAGCACCGCGGCCCAGTCCACGCAACGCGGCGCATCCCACTCCGCTTGATGCACGCGGCGGCATGACGGGTCCATCCGCTCCCAGTACGTCTGCCAGTGCTCCGGCCCGGAATCGCCCAGGCCGGGAAGGATCAGGGTCGCCACCTCGCTCATCCGCGTCATCCGTCCGGGGTGTGGTCGCTCTCGATCGCGTCAACCTGGCGGATGTGTGGACGGGACGCAAAACGGGCGGGACCGCCGCCGGTCCCGCCCGTTCGCCTCGTCGATGGATCCCGTGTGGATCTGTTCAGCGGCGCCGCAGGCGCTGGATGCGGATGTGTCCCACGCCGTCCTCGTCGTAAAGTTGGCCCAGCACCCAGTCCGGGCCGATCTGGTGCACCGTGAACCGCGGCGGGCCTTCCGCCCGGGCGATCCACTTTCCGCCTGCGTCGAACACGGACCAGCGGCTGCCGCGCGCCTTATCCGCGGTCCGCCGCGCGTCCTGCACCCAGAGCCGTCCCTCACTGTCGGAGAGTACAGCGCCGGTGGGCGGAATGGCTCGCGGAAACGGCGCCGTCTCCAGCTCCCGCGCTGCTTCCGCGCCCCGGGCCCCCGCAGCGTTCGCGACCAGCCGCGTATATGCTTCCCGCTCTTCACGCGTCACCGGCAGCTCCGCCGCGGCGCGCTGGACGACGAGGTCAGGTCGCCCGTCTGGCGTGTATCCATCCACCCGGTACGCGTCCCCCGTCGCGACGAAGAACCGGTTGCCGGAGACGGTCGCGTATGTCCATCGGCCGAACGGCGCGGACATCGTGCGAAAGGTACGCTTGTCGGGCGAGGGAGATTCGTACTGCTCCATCCCCGGAAAGCGCCCGACGGTATCAAGCACCTGGCCTGAGGCGGCGACGCGCACGTACATCACCGTATCCCGCCATGGACGGCCGCGCGCCACCGGAGCCTTGCCGGTGAGCGGCGGCACGGAGACGAGCATCGAGCCATCCGCGAAACGTCCGTGGATGGACGGAAGAAAGCCCGCCAGCGAAACCGTCGCTTCCCGCCGCAGCTGGCCATCCGCGGAAAAGACGGAGAGCCGCCCGAGCAGCGGGTCCCACGCCAGGATGGAGTCCGCCGTCATCCCCACCCAGCCCACGTACTGGAACTCGCCCGGACCCTGCCCGGCGCGGCCGATCGTCCGCACGAGCTTTCCGTCCGCCGAGAAGATCGAAACCCGGTTGGCGCGCGCATCGCCGACCACGACCGTGTTGCCGGACCGCGTGGCGGACGTCACCTGCACGAACGGATCGGCGCCCGCGTCCATCTCCACCGCGGGTTCACCCGCGAAGCTCCACACGGCGGCGGGCGCGTCCTTTTCAGCCAAGCCTGCATCATCGCCCTTCCGCTGCCCGCAGCCGGCGAGAAGAAGAAGGGCGCTGAGGAGAACGAATGAGCTACCTGCGCCGCGCTGACGCAATTCCATCACGGATGATCAGAGTTTGCGGCGTCGCGCGCGGCCCGCTCATCGGCCATGTACTGCAGCAGGATGCGCTGCATGTCCGCCGTCGTCCCCGGACTCGTCTGGAGTTCACGCAGCGCGCGCTCTGCCGCGGGCGAGGGAGTCGTTGCCGATCCCGTCAACACAGGAGGGCGCGGATTGGCGAGCGCGACCGCGAGCAGTTGGCGGTAGGTACTCCGAACTTTCGGATCCACCGGACGCCCGCCCGACTGCAACAGCAGCAGCCGTTCAAGCATCTCCTCATCCCCAGCGGACAGGGTTACCGCCGGAACTGGTGAGGCAGCGGGCTGCAGCGTGCGTGCGGGCTCACAGCCGGCCATCAGCAGAAGGGCAAGCGGGGCCGCGCGGCACATCATGGACAAGTGGATCATTGAGAGTTCTCCCGGTAGTCGATCGCCAGCGGAGCCAGGGCGCGCTCCGGAAGCATTCAAGGATGGACGATTTCCGTTTCCTCGGGAGGGCACGGAATCGTGTGGCTCATGCAGGAGATCTCCTTCGTCTCCGGATTCTGAACGCATACCGTCTTCCAGCAGGTGACTGTCATCTGCTGTGCGGAGGACGGAGCGCCGAACACCGCGATCATCCCCAGCACCAGCGGCGCCGCCGTGGCAAAGGTGAGAATCGCCTTGCGGATGGGTGTCATCATTGTGCCTCACAATCAAGATTGTGCACGTGTCGCATCCGTCCATTCTGAATGCGTTCACAAGAATAGAGGCGGATAGAGATAGTGCGCAAGGGGACAAACCATAATTCGGGGATGAGGATCATCGTCCCCGGAAAGAAAAAGGCGGCGGTCCGGAGAGGACCGCCGCCTTGGCGTCATCGTGCGTGCGGAAACGGCATCAGTGCGCCGGGCCGTCCAGCGGCGGAATCTCGTCGCCGCGGTCGCCGTGCTGCAGCGTGCTATGGCGGATTCCGTACAGGAAGTAGACGGCCAGACCCAGCGCCAGCCAGATCGCGAACCGCTCCCACGCGTGCGGCGGCAGCCCCGACATCACGTAGATGCAGGCGCCCGCGCCCAGGAGGGTCACCGGCCAGACGAACGGCACGCGGAACGGGCGGTGGCGGTGCGGGTCGATGATGCGCAGCACCAGCACGCCGATGCACACGATGGCGAACGCCGACAGCGTGCCGATGTTGGTGAGGTCGTAGATCTCGTTCTCATCCGCGAACAGCGCGCCCACGGCCACCGCGGCGCCCGTCAGCAGCGTGGTGATGTAGGGAACGCGCGCCTTGCCGCTCACCTTGGCCGCCCAGCGGGGAAGCAGACCGTCGCGGGCCATCGCGTAGAAAATGCGCGGCTGGCCGTACTGAAAGACCAGGAGCACTGCCGTGAGCGAAACCACCGCGCCGGCCGAAACGATCCATCCCGCCGTGTGCAGCCCCGCCACATCCAGCGCCTTGGCCAGCGGGTCGGCGCCCCGGAGCTGCTCGTACGGCACCAGCCCGGTGGCCACCAGGCCCACGATCACGTAGATGACGGTGCAGATGGCCAAGCCGCCCAGAATGCCGATGGGCAGGTTGCGCTGCGGGTCCTTGGTTTCCTCGGCCGCGGTGCTGATGGCGTCAAAGCCGATGTACGCAAAGAAGACGATGGCCGCGCCCTGGTGAATGCCGCGCCATCCATTGGGCGCAAAGGGCGTGAAGTTGTTCATGTCCACGTGCATGGAGCCCACGACCACGAACAGCAGCAGCACCAGCAGCTTGATGACCACCATGATGTTGTTGGCCCGCGCGCTTTCGCGCACGCCCCGCATGAGCAGCCAGGTGACCGCGGCCACGATGGCGAACGCCGGCAGGTTCAGCAGCACCGGCATGCCCAGAAAGCGCGGCGCGGACTGCATCAGCGCCTGCACCTCGGGGTCCGAGCTCTTCATCACCGCGCGGTAGCCGTGCGTGAGGTAGTCCGGAAGGTGAATGCCGAAGCCGCTGAGCAGCGAGTTGAAGTACCCGCTCCACGCCACCGCCACGGCCACGTTGCCCACGGCGTATTCCAGGATCAGGTCCCAGCCGATGATCCACGCCACCAGCTCCCCCAGCGTGGCGTACGAATACGCGTACGCGCTGCCTGCCTGGGGAATCATGGACGCCAGTTCGGCGTAGCAGAGCGCGGCCAGCCCGCAGACGGCGCCCAGCAGAATGAACGAGATCACCAGCGCGGGTCCGGCGCCGTAGCGCACCACCACGCCGTTGGGAAGGATTTCGCCCGCGGCGGCCGTGCCGATGGACGAAAAGATCCCCGCGCCGATCACCGCGCCGATGGCGAGCATGATCAGGTCGCCGGCACCCAGTTCGCGCTTGAGCGCATTGGGATTGCCCGACTCGTCGATCA contains:
- a CDS encoding APC family permease; the protein is MQLFRRKPIAELIDESGNPNALKRELGAGDLIMLAIGAVIGAGIFSSIGTAAAGEILPNGVVVRYGAGPALVISFILLGAVCGLAALCYAELASMIPQAGSAYAYSYATLGELVAWIIGWDLILEYAVGNVAVAVAWSGYFNSLLSGFGIHLPDYLTHGYRAVMKSSDPEVQALMQSAPRFLGMPVLLNLPAFAIVAAVTWLLMRGVRESARANNIMVVIKLLVLLLFVVVGSMHVDMNNFTPFAPNGWRGIHQGAAIVFFAYIGFDAISTAAEETKDPQRNLPIGILGGLAICTVIYVIVGLVATGLVPYEQLRGADPLAKALDVAGLHTAGWIVSAGAVVSLTAVLLVFQYGQPRIFYAMARDGLLPRWAAKVSGKARVPYITTLLTGAAVAVGALFADENEIYDLTNIGTLSAFAIVCIGVLVLRIIDPHRHRPFRVPFVWPVTLLGAGACIYVMSGLPPHAWERFAIWLALGLAVYFLYGIRHSTLQHGDRGDEIPPLDGPAH